Proteins encoded in a region of the Oscarella lobularis chromosome 5, ooOscLobu1.1, whole genome shotgun sequence genome:
- the LOC136187500 gene encoding F-box/LRR-repeat protein 2-like, whose protein sequence is MNVSAAEMSRRAALKKITNEDLENDESPFSLQLSDDSDVPLNDDVLLSIFSYLDIREIICLERVCKRWRSLALCLWKSKSRLNFRNSFSLSQGVLTDKIFDSIVVKRGCRGLKILDLSSCSRCLTDYCLLVIGNTCKSLEELDLSGVSVTVQSVKFLVENCKKLEVVRLRRCFSAGEKCLWWIFRRCPNLRVIDFEGCMKFTGKCFFVAGPNLTTVLLSQCHKVTDDAFQFLNRAGCALTRVDVSGCVQLTDSAAREIVKFPLTHLKMSNCPKVRFIELKRLPNLVELNVSRNDAVDDCWLSVIAFYCRLLRTLDVSQCRNVTDDGVKCLSNCFLLESLNISLVTSLTDASCIELACLESLRTLSAKHCHFLTSASLSRIVSECTRLENLNVSGCDSIGDRLVDSLLARTSAATTPHKLEVTVSEMSFSERGRKELERLAERSSGLEVFFVTSARDNEEIFSDFDSEEEELSDEPENYYAGGDHLIDNDDYYEFLTNDDPLETEMLS, encoded by the exons ATGAACGTTTCCGCTGCTGAAATGTCACGACGAGCTGCACTCAAGAAAATAACAAATGAAGATCTGGAGAATGACGAATCGCCGTTTTCCTTACAGCTGTCTGATGACAGTGACGTTCCGCTGAATGACGACGTGCTTCTCTCTATTTTTTCCTATCTCGACATAAGAGAAATTATTTGTTTAGAGAGAG TCTGCAAGCGTTGGAGATCACTCGCCTTGTGTCTTTGGAAATCAAAGTCTCGTCTCAACTTTCGCAATAGTTTTAGTCTTTCCCAAGGCG TTCTGACGGACAAGATCTTTGACTCGATTGTTGTGAAACGTGGGTGCAGAGGACTGAAGATTCTCGATCTGTCGTCGTGTTCTAGATGCCTGACTGACTACTGTCTCCTCGTGATAG GCAATACGTGCAAAAGTCTCGAGGAGCTCGATTTATCCGGAGTATCCGTCACGGTCCAATCGGTAAAGTTTCTCGTGGAAAATTGCAAGAAACTGGAG GTAGTTCGACTCCGACGATGTTTTTCTGCGGGAGAGAAATG CCTTTGGTGGATCTTTCGCAGGTGTCCTAACCTGCGCGTTATCGATTTTGAAGGCTGCATGAAATTCACCGGCAAG TGCTTTTTTGTTGCTGGACCCAATCTTACGACTGTCTTGCTATCACAATGTCACAAA GTAACGGATGATGcgtttcaatttttaaaTAGAGCAGGTTGCGCGCTGACTCGCGTTGATGTGTCTGGTTGCGTTCAACTGACCGATAGCGCTGCTAGGGAAATAGTAAAG TTCCCACTCACACACCTCAAGATGAGTAATTGCCCTAAAG TGAGATTTATTGAATTAAAACGTCTTCCAAATTTG GTGGAACTCAACGTAAGTCGAAATGACGCAGTTGACGATTGTTGGCTTTCGGTTATTGCGTTCTATTGTCGCTTGCTTCG TACGTTGGATGTAAGTCAGTGTAGAAACGTCACAGATGACGGCGTCAAGTGTCTGAGCAACTGCTTTCTGTTGGAATCGCTAAACATCAGCTTGGTTACTTCC TTGACGGATGCTTCTTGTATTGAACTGGCGTGTCTGGAATCGCTACGGACGCTATCTGCTAAACATTGTCATTTTTTGACATCAGCAA GTCTTTCCCGCATTGTGAGCGAGTGCACCAGACTGGAGAACCTGAACGTGAGCGGTTGCGACAGTATTGGCGATAGGCTGGTCGACAGCTTGCTCGCTCGCACTTCAGCTGCAACGACTCCTCATAAACTCGAGGTGACTGTCAGTGAAATGTCTTTCAGCGAgcgaggaagaaaagagctCGAAAGGCTCGCAGAACGAAGCAGTGGTCTCGAGGTCTTCTTTGTCACTTCTGCGCGTGACAACGAGGAGATTTTCTCAG ACTTTGATAGCGAGGAGGAAGAGTTGTCCGACGAGCCTGAAAACTACTACGCGGGAGGCGATCATCTAATCGACAATGACGACTACTACGAGTTTCTTACCAATGACGATCCATTGGAAACGGAGATGCTATCGTAG
- the LOC136187511 gene encoding neuralized-like protein 4, producing the protein MAAFHRRCGQNIRLTKENTVARRVDSYNQGVVYSAEPLELGEVFSVRIDEKEGGWAGGFSMGVCTWDPEVTAVPSGVLYNTRKDLWVLSGSTLHHNREESNYSNVHLEALSPGDVVGVTVTGDGELHFIVNGDDKGAAAYGLPVDASMWMIGDIYGQSKQITAEVDSSSRDLVMAEDLAEEVEEAEAEAEAGSSQSMLHVQVPHNVFGSSGVFQIPVHMAGPVVGGGGGGGGAVSGGVSSLAISAPPPSLAKSKTSKTRKKLKAKDEGVTG; encoded by the exons ATGGCCGCCTTTCATCGCCGTTGCGGACAGAATATTCGGCTGACGAAAGAGAACACGGTCGCGCGTCGCGTGGATAGCTACAACCAAGGCGTAGTGTACAGCGCCGAACCGCTCGAGTTAGGGGAAGTCTTCTCcgttcgaatcgacgaaaaggaagGCGGATGGGCCGGCGGCTTT AGCATGGGTGTATGTACCTGGGATCCGGAAGTGACGGCCGTGCCCAGCGGCGTATTGTACAACACTCGGAAAGACCTCTGGGTTCTCTCCGGCAGTACATTGCATCACAATCGCGAAGAATCCAACTACTCTAACGTTCACCTCGAGGCATTGAGtcccggcgacgtcgtcggagtcACGGTGACCGGCGACGGAGAGCTTCACTTCATTGTTAACGGAGACGATAAGGGAGCGGCTGCCTATGGTTTGCCCGTCGACGCGTCCATGTGGATGATAGGGGATATATACGGCCAATCGAAGCAGATCACCGCGGAAGTAGATTCTTCATCTC GAGATTTGGTTATGGCTGAAGACTTGGCCGAAGAGGTCGAGgaagcggaggcggaggcggaggccGGCAGTAGTCAGTCCATGCTGCACGTTCAAGTACCGCACAACGTCTTTGGCAGTTCCGGTGTCTTTCAAATTCCCGTTCACATGGCTGGGCCAGTtgttggcggcggcggcggcggcggcggcgccgttAGCGGTGGTGTTAGCTCCTTGGCAATATCCGCGCCTCCTCCGTCGTTggcaaaatcaaaaacgtcgaagacTCGCAAAAAGCTCAAGGCAAAAGACGAAGGAGTGACGGGCTGA
- the LOC136187510 gene encoding neuralized-like protein 4, translating to MAAFHRRCGQNIRLTKENTVARRVDSYNRGVVYSAEPLELGEVFSVRIDEKEGGWAGGFRMGVCTCDPEVTAVPSGVLDVYNQEDHWVLSGSTLHHNREESNYSNVHLEALSPGDVVGVTVTGDGELHFIVNGDDKGAAAYGLPVDASMWMIGDIYGQSKQITAEVDSSSRDLVMAEDLAEEVEEAEAEAEAGSSQSMLHVQVPHNVFGSSGVFQIPVHMAGPVVVGGGGGAVSGGVSSLAKSARPPPPPSAKSKTSKTRKKPKAKDGDPYLFEGVTG from the exons ATGGCCGCCTTTCATCGCCGTTGCGGACAGAATATTCGGCTGACGAAAGAGAACACGGTCGCGCGTCGCGTGGATAGCTACAACCGAGGCGTAGTGTACAGCGCCGAACCGCTCGAGTTAGGGGAAGTCTTCTCcgttcgaatcgacgaaaaggaagGCGGATGGGCCGGCGGCTTT AGAATGGGTGTATGTACCTGTGATCCGGAAGTGACGGCCGTGCCCAGCGGCGTATTGGACGTGTACAATCAGGAAGACCACTGGGTTCTCTCCGGCAGTACATTGCATCACAATCGCGAAGAATCCAACTACTCTAACGTTCACCTCGAGGCATTGAGtcccggcgacgtcgtcggagtcACGGTGACCGGCGACGGAGAGCTTCACTTCATTGTTAACGGAGACGATAAGGGAGCGGCTGCCTATGGTTTGCCCGTCGACGCGTCCATGTGGATGATAGGGGATATATACGGCCAATCGAAGCAGATCACCGCGGAAGTAGATTCTTCATCTC GAGATTTGGTTATGGCTGAAGACTTGGCCGAAGAGGTCGAGgaagcggaggcggaggcggaggccGGCAGTAGTCAGTCCATGCTGCACGTTCAAGTACCGCACAATGTCTTTGGCAGTTCTGGCGTCTTTCAAATTCCCGTTCACATGGCTGGGCCGGTTGTtgttggcggcggcggcggcgccgttAGCGGTGGTGTTAGCTCGTTGGCAAAATCCGCGCGgccgcctcctccgccgtcggcaaaatcaaaaacgtcgaagacTCGCAAAAAGCCCAAGGCAAAAGACGGCGATCCGTACTTATTCGAAGGAGTGACGGGCTGA
- the LOC136187512 gene encoding endoplasmic reticulum resident protein 29-like, whose translation MASLATKLVLFAALVVVAESAAKGSVNLDTLTFDKIVGAHDVVLVKFDKQYPYGDKEEEFKTFAQRGATNKALIVAEVGVSEYGEKENEALRERYAINKDDYPVYRLFLKGNVATPIEYDGDKSADDLTRFVKQQAGLWIGLPGCLERFDVLASRFASASGDERSGIVAEATTALESVVDDEEKKTASIYVKLMGKIVEKGVEYVDSERKRVKGLADGKLSKEKKDMFKLRLNILSSFLPATGDAGAPKEEL comes from the exons ATGGCGTCTCTTGCGACGAAACTCGTTCTTTTCGCGGCTCTAGTCGTCGTTGCCGAATCGGCAGCGAAAGGATCCGTTAATTTAGACACGCTGACGTTCGATAAG ATCGTCGGCGCTCACGACGTCGTACTCGTCAAATTCGACAAGCAGTATCCATACGGCgacaaggaggaggaattcAAGACGTTCGCGCAACGCGGAGCGACGAATAAGGCGCTTatcgtcgccgaagtggGCGTATCAG AGTACGgcgagaaggagaacgaagCGCTTCGAGAACGATATGCGATTAATAAGGACGACTATCCCGTCTATCGGCTCTTTTTGAAGGGAaacgtcgcgacgccgaTCGAATACGACGGCGACAAGTCGGCGGACGATCTCACGCGCTTCGTCAAGCAACAAGCGGGCCTGTGGATCGGCTTGCCCGGCTGCTTGGAACgattcgacgttctcgcgAGCCGATTCGCTTCCGCGTCGGGCGACGAACGATCgggaatcgtcgccgaagcgacgacggcgctcgaaagcgtcgtcgacgacgaggagaaaaagacggcgtcgatttaCGTGAAATTGATGGggaagatcgtcgagaaaggcGTCGAGTACGTCGATAGCGAAAGAAAGCGCGTCAAGGGGCTGGCTGACGGTAAACTgagcaaggaaaagaaggatATGTTCAAACTGCGACTCAACattctgtcgtcgtttctgccGGCGACCGGAGACGCCGGCGCCCCCAAGGAGGAGTTATGA
- the LOC136187513 gene encoding ran-specific GTPase-activating protein-like, translating into MAEATLVERSHQPEEETQNPEPHFEPLVHLADVEVKTLEEDENEIFKIRAKLYRYTTESEAGEWKERGVGEVKILKHKQTNKFRLVMRRDKTLKVCANHLITTDMELKPNVGSDRAWVWNVPADFAEETPRPELLAIRFGNAENAQKFKAAFVDCQKQLKSPSSSAAAAADDVTKELEKMTVKEKEEKESTSKDDEKKETSSESDSNTPDKPSDSKTPDEPSDSKTPDEPSKSKASDEEKKTDAKDE; encoded by the exons ATGGCAGAAGCAACCCTAGTCGAACGCTCTCACCAGCCCGAAGAGGAGACCCAGAACCCAGAACCTCACTTCGAACCGCTCGTTCACTTggccgacgtcgaagtgaaaacgctcgaagaagacgagaacgaaatcTTTAAAAT CCGAGCGAAGCTGTATCGCTACACGACCGAAAGCGAAGCGGGCGAATGGAAGGAACGCGGTGTAGGCGAAGTCAAAATCCTGAAGCACAAGCAAACGAACAAGTTTCGTCTCGTAATGCGACGAGACAAGACGTTGAAAGTGTGTGCGAACCACTTGA TTACGACAGATATGGAATTGAAACCGAATGTCGGCAGCGATCGCGCGTGGGTGTGGAACGTGCCTGCTGATTTTGCTGAAGAAACTCCTAGGCCTGAGTTGTTGGCAATTCGATTTGGCAATGCTGAAA atgcGCAGAAATTCAAAGCCGCATTCGTTGACTGTCAAAAACAGCTAAAATCGCCTTCGTcctctgctgctgctgctgctgatgaTGTGACAAAAGAACTTGAAAAGATGACTgtaaaagagaaagaggaaaaggagtcgacgtcaaaggacgacgagaaaaaggaaacgtcGTCTGAATCAGATTCAAATACGCCTGATAAACCGTCAGATTCAAAAACGCCTGACGAACCGTCAGATTCAAAGACGCCCGACGAACCATCCAAATCGAAGGCatctgacgaagaaaaaaagacggatGCAAAAGACGAATAG
- the LOC136187522 gene encoding inactive peptidyl-prolyl cis-trans isomerase FKBP6-like: MSPVDGTKGGVKKKVLREGVGSIVPQGATVRVHYNGYLENDAEPFDSTRLRGPPQRMKLGGGMILGFDMALTTMRKSEVSQFLIHPEWAFGAMGCPPRVPGNATLLFEIELVSFSSTVTAEEIDETFAEDAWRSSSIAHLVKVSMSERQAGNEFFSQGQYQLAMTRYEKCIGFLEKASMKDEAEEKMWREELIKLYLNVAVCCIRKRIGPKAITYCNKVRDLDRRNAKAYFCQGQAYRILGEFYKARNMCLEAARLKPNSAEIRQELALINKKKTEMKEVETGICRKMLGSWKIEPQCQEDVVSTKEAKSSASDGELAATAQEQREALEAESTGADVKIYSGGTLSQPQLAGFQKGVEELGLTTEFTQTIPEELEMFFKN, translated from the exons ATGTCTCCCGTGGATGGCACAAAGGGCGGTGTCAAGAAAAAAGTTCTCAGGGAGGGCGTGGGCTCAATCGTGCCACAAGGAGCGACAGTTCGAG TTCACTACAACGGCTATTTGGAGAATGACGCAGAGCCGTTTGACTCAACTAGGCTGCGTGGTCCTCCGCAGCGGATGAAATTGGGAGGAG GCATGATACTTGGTTTTGACATGGCATTGACTACCATGAGAAAATCAGAGGTTTCTCAGTTCCTTATTCATCCCGAGTGGGCATTCGGAGCAATGGGATGTCCTCCTAGAGTTCCTGGCAACGCAACGC TTCTGTTTGAAATTGAGCTTGTAAGCTTTTCGAGCACTGTCACTGCTGAAGAAATAGACGAGACATTTGCAGAG GATGCCTGGCGTAGTTCCAGTATAGCCCACCTCGTTAAAGTGTCTATGTCGGAAAGACAG GCCGGTAATGAATTCTTTAGTCAAGGTCAATATCAGCTGGCAATGACGAGATACGAGAAG TGCATTGGTTTTCTTGAGAAAGCGTCGATGAAAGACGAAGCCGAGGAAAAGATGTGGCGCGAGGAATTGATCAAGCTCTATCTCAACGTCGCCGTATGTTGCATCAGAAAGCGAATTGGACCCAAAGCAATCACCTATTGCAATAAA GTTAGAGATCTTGACAGACGCAATGCAAAGGCCTACTTTTGTCAGGGCCAG GCTTACCGTATACTAGGGGAGTTCTACAAGGCCAGAAACATGTGTTTGGAAGCAGCTAGACTGAAGCCTAATAGTGCAGAAATTCGTCAAGAACTCGCGCTCATTAACAA GAAGAAAACTGAAATGAAAGAAGTGGAGACCGGAATTTGTAGGAAAATGCTAGGCTCATGGAAAATCGAGCCTCAGTGCCAAGAAGATG TTGTGTCCACTAAAGAGGCCAAATCGTCTGCTTCTGACGGGGAATTGGCTGCTACTGCTCAAGAACAGCGAGA GGCGCTCGAGGCTGAGTCCACGGGAGCTGATGTTAAGATTTATTCCGGCGGGACTCTGTCGCAGCCCCAGTTGGCTGGCTTCCAGAAAGGAGTCGAGGAGCTTGGGCTCACTACTGAGTTTACTCAG ACGATTCCTGAGGAACTCGAAATGTTTTTCAAAAACTAA
- the LOC136187521 gene encoding creatine kinase B-type-like: protein MSAARKRFPPSADYPNLSKHNNHMARALTEDIYARLRDVSTPSGFTLDEVIQTGVDNPGHPFIMTVGAVAGDEETYDVFADLLDPIIESRHGGFQKTDAHRTDLNADKLIGGDENDLDPHYVLSSRVRTGRSIRGLSLPPKCSRAERRRVEAIVVDALSELDGDFTGHYYPLATMTTTEQEHLIADHFLFDKPVSPLLTSAGMARDWPDARGIWHNAAKNFLVWINEEDHMRVIAMQNGGDMRAVFARFCDGLRRVEESIKARGREFMWNERLGYVLTCPSNLGTGLRAGVHVKLPLLSAHERFDEVLGNLRLQKRGTGGVDTASEGGVFDVSNADRLGWSEVELVQMVIDGVKLLVQMEKTLEKGESLEEMIPSPIVRSAQ, encoded by the coding sequence atgTCGGCGGCACGAAAGCGCTTTCCTCCTTCGGCCGACTACCCCAACCTATCGAAGCACAACAACCACATGGCTCGCGCCCTGACAGAAGACATCTACGCACGACTGCGCGACGTTTCGACGCCGAGCGGATTCACTCTCGACGAAGTAATTCAAACAGGCGTCGACAATCCCGGTCATCCATTCATCATGaccgtcggcgccgtcgccggcgacgaagaaacgtacgacgtcttcgccgacCTGCTCGACCCGATCATCGAAAGTCGCCACGGCGGCTTTCAAAAGACAGACGCCCATCGAACGGACTTAAACGCCGACAAACtgatcggcggcgacgaaaacgatctcGACCCGCACTACGTCCTCAGCTCGCGCGTACGCACGGGCCGCTCGATTCGCGGCCTCTCGCTGCCACCGAAGTGCAGCcgcgccgaacgacgacgcgtggaggcgatcgtcgtcgacgcgctgtCGGAATTGGACGGCGACTTCACCGGTCACTATTATCCGctggcgacgatgacgacgacggagcaGGAGCACTTGATTGCCGatcattttctcttcgacAAGCCCGTGTCGCCGCTTCTGACGAGCGCCGGCATGGCGCGCGATTGGCCGGACGCGCGCGGCATATGGCACAACGCGGCGAAAAACTTTCTCGTTTGGATCAACGAGGAGGATCACATGCGTGTCATAGCGATGcagaacggcggcgacaTGCGCGCCGTGTTCGCGCGCTTCTGCGACGGATTGCGACGCGTCGAGGAGTCGATCAAGGCGCGCGGACGCGAGTTCATGTGGAACGAGCGTCTAGGCTACGTACTTACGTGCCCGTCGAATCTTGGCACGGGTTTGCGCGCCGGCGTTCACGTGAAATTGCCGCTGCTCTCCGCGCACGAACGATTCGATGAGGTGCTGGGAAATTTGCGTCTTCAGAAACGCGGCACGGGCGGCGTCGATACGGCGTCCGAAGGCGGCGTCTTCGACGTTTCCAATGCCGATCGTTTGGGATGGTCCGAAGTCGAATTGGTGCAGATGGTTATCGACGGCGTCAAGTTGCTCGTCCAGATGGAGAAGACGTTGGAGAAAGGCGAGAGCCTTGAGGAGATGATACCGTCGCCCATCGTTCGATCTGCTCAGTAA
- the LOC136187338 gene encoding scavenger receptor cysteine-rich domain superfamily protein-like: MPQSMPLPPDQIISNKKRFSRHTGDPGVSGFASYILQEVAKRCQPGEFCAAGQKGEQGPSGLQGPKGDKGDRGEEGARGSIGRRGRRGPKGECIYLAAARSQMRLVGGSTEWEGRVELLRNGVWGTICDNDWDIADAAVACRQMNRGYSGATAATKGAHFGEGSGAIWMDGLRCSGTESDLSECSFGGWGIHQCNHSQDVGVVCTGDIRLVGGLRPEEGRVEVLRNGKWGTVCDKGWGLPDAHVACRQLGFHGAKQTGRASEPGSESDRIWMSSLACTGVENRLDECKFPGWGVREPACTHENDVEITCFADIRLVGGSSIEEGRVEVLLSGVWHAVCDDYWDMNDAQVVCRQLGYEKAKEYFGGSFPDDLQTEHLTLENIQCTGDESDFADCSFNIQKKRYCGRQAGVICVSGIRLVDGMRANEGIIEAQHEGVWGRLCSRGWDLNDAHVACRQLGYYRAVSYNTTELSGHNSETVLMDKLACNGTEASLADCEFSGWGKHDCLHHRRIATVVCAENIRLVDGLAPNSGSVEILHNGTWKAICENRWNAHNVHVGDVACQQLGYYRAKSSKIIETSQEVLSSGFLCNGNETELDSCAQGNCHSDSSSRSIAVDCVSNLRLVGGSVPEEGRIEILHKGQWGTICDDNWEIEDATVACLELGFGPAKIYRSQSYYGRGTGPIWMEEVSCTGEENSLAQCRFPGWGLHRCSHDEDAGIVCNKLPLRLVGDGYPLAGRVEIFYDGSWGGVCDSNWDSKAAVVVCRELGFLVTSPSATKGRFGTASQSMWMNDVTCSGSETTLSRCRFSSWKKGSCSSSYVAGVICGGRGGIRLVGGSRGNEGHVEVYHNNEWGRVCDDGWDLSDAHVVCRQLGFTRAERYTTGSAFGNTASIEIRMDDVQCNGNEQQLQDCSFRGWGTHNCSPSEYAGVVCG, encoded by the coding sequence ATGCCGCAGTCGATGCCCCTCCCTCCCGATCAGATCATTTCAAacaagaaacgattttcccGACATACTGGTGACCCAGGCGTCAGTGGTTTTGCTAGCTACATTCTGCAGGAGGTAGCAAAACGCTGTCAACCCGGTGAATTCTGTGCTGCCGGACAGAAGGGAGAACAGGGTCCTAGCGGTCTTCAAGGACCGAAAGGCGACAAGGGCGATCGCGGAGAAGAGGGTGCGAGAGGGTCAATAGGTCGACGGGGTCGAAGGGGGCCAAAAGGCGAATGCATATATCTAGCCGCAGCGAGGTCTCAAATGCGACTGGTCGGTGGCTCGACAGAATGGGAAGGTCGAGTTGAACTCCTTCGAAACGGTGTCTGGGGAACGATTTGCGACAACGACTGGGATAttgccgacgccgccgtcgcctgtCGTCAGATGAATCGCGGCTACAGCGGTGCAACAGCTGCCACGAAGGGTGCTCATTTCGGCGAGGGTTCGGGAGCCATCTGGATGGACGGTTTGCGCTGCAGCGGCACCGAATCCGACTTGTCCGAGTGTTCGTTCGGTGGATGGGGAATTCACCAGTGCAATCACAGTCAAGACGTGGGTGTCGTCTGCACGGGAGACATTCGACTTGTCGGCGGACTGCGTCCCGAGGAAGGTAGAGTCGAGGTTCTTCGCAACGGAAAATGGGGCACAGTATGCGACAAAGGCTGGGGTTTACCTGACGCGCACGTAGCGTGCAGGCAGTTGGGATTCCACGGAGCTAAACAGACGGGACGCGCTTCTGAGCCGGGCAGCGAGTCCGACAGGATCTGGATGAGCAGTCTCGCTTGCACGGGTGTCGAAAATCGACTGGACGAATGTAAGTTTCCGGGCTGGGGTGTCCGCGAGCCTGCTTGCACTCATGAAAACGACGTGGAGATCACTTGCTTCGCTGACATTCGGCTTGTTGGAGGGTCTTCGATTGAAGAGGGTCGTGTTGAAGTGCTGCTTAGCGGTGTCTGGCACGCCGTTTGCGACGATTATTGGGATATGAATGACGCTCAGGTCGTCTGTCGACAGCTTGGATATGAAAAAGCGAAGGAGTACTTTGGCGGTTCGTTTCCAGACGATCTACAAACGGAGCATTTGACATTAGAAAATATTCAGTGCACAGGAGACGAGTCCGATTTTGCTGACTGCTCTTTTAATATACAAAAGAAACGCTACTGTGGTCGTCAGGCAGGAGTGATCTGCGTTTCAGGCATCAGGCTAGTTGATGGGATGAGAGCGAATGAAGGAATCATTGAGGCGCAGCATGAAGGCGTTTGGGGTAGACTGTGCAGTCGGGGCTGGGACTTGAACGATGCGCATGTTGCCTGCCGGCAGTTGGGGTATTATAGAGCCGTGTCTTACAACACTACTGAACTATCAGGACACAATTCTGAAACAGTGCTAATGGACAAGCTGGCTTGCAATGGAACTGAAGCAAGTCTTGCAGACTGTGAGTTTAGTGGCTGGGGAAAACATGACTGTTTGCACCACCGCCGCATTGCCACTGTCGTGTGTGCCGAAAAcattcgactcgtcgacgggcTTGCTCCAAATAGTGGTAGTGTTGAAATCCTTCACAACGGAACTTGGAAAGCAATTTGTGAAAACAGATGGAATGCGCACAATGTCCACGTTGGTGACGTTGCTTGCCAACAGTTGGGATATTACAGAGCAAAGAGTTCAAAGATCATTGAGACCTCACAAGAAGTATTGTCGTCAGGCTTTCTGTGTAACGGAAACGAGACGGAGTTAGACAGCTGCGCCCAAGGCAATTGCCATTCTGACTCTTCCAGTCGTAGTATTGCAGTTGATTGCGTTTCAAACCTGCGTCTTGTTGGAGGCTCCGTTCCAGAAGAAGGACGAATTGAGATCCTACACAAAGGACAGTGGGGTACAATCTGCGATGACAACTGGGAAATAGAAGATGCGACTGTCGCTTGTCTTGAATTGGGATTTGGACCAGCAAAAATATACCGGAGTCAATCGTATTATGGACGCGGAACGGGACCTATCTGGATGGAAGAAGTCTCTTGTACAGGAGAAGAGAATAGCCTTGCACAATGCCGTTTTCCTGGTTGGGGGTTACATCGCTGCTCTCACGATGAAGATGCGGGAATAGTGTGCAACAAATTACCACTTAGGCTTGTTGGCGACGGTTATCCACTCGCGGGCcgagttgagattttctATGACGGGTCATGGGGAGGCGTGTGTGACAGCAACTGGGATTCAAAAGCCGCAGTCGTTGTGTGCAGAGAGCTCGGGTTTTTAGTGACATCACCTTCTGCAACTAAAGGAAGATTTGGCACAGCGTCGCAGTCAATGTGGATGAATGACGTGACATGCAGTGGAAGCGAGACAACTCTTAGCCGCTGTCGGTTCTCGTCCTGGAAAAAAGGAAGCTGCAGTTCCAGTTACGTTGCCGGAGTCATCTGCGGAGGTAGAGGTGGTATTAGACTCGTTGGTGGATCTAGAGGCAATGAGGGTCACGTCGAGGTGTATCACAACAACGAGTGGGGAAGAGTTTGTGACGACGGTTGGGATCTCAGTGACGCGCACGTCGTTTGTCGACAATTGGGTTTTACAAGGGCTGAACGCTATACAACAGGATCTGCGTTTGGCAACACTGCGTCCATTGAAATACGGATGGACGACGTGCAGTGCAATGGAAATGAACAGCAACTACAGGATTGCTCTTTCAGGGGTTGGGGAACCCACAATTGCTCTCCTAGTGAGTACGCTGGCGTTGTTTGCGGGTAA